One Methanocaldococcus infernus ME DNA segment encodes these proteins:
- the cdhB gene encoding CO dehydrogenase/acetyl-CoA synthase complex subunit epsilon gives MWNPAYVTPEIANIASPKIVAMAVKKAKRPMFVLGSLLNSLPEEITMEILEVAKLLKNKYNVTIVSTGGSYLTLSKYLEPDAKIGIIDLINNLRNPYWEGFDGKGNYDLILFVGVPYYIATQGLSTLKHFAPHLRTITLCKFMHPNADYSFPNLSNEDWLSYLRNLKSLI, from the coding sequence ATGTGGAATCCTGCCTATGTAACTCCTGAAATAGCTAATATAGCTTCACCAAAGATAGTAGCCATGGCTGTAAAAAAGGCTAAGAGGCCCATGTTTGTCTTAGGCTCTCTTCTAAATTCTCTGCCTGAAGAGATAACTATGGAAATTTTGGAGGTAGCTAAGTTGTTAAAAAATAAGTATAATGTTACAATAGTCTCCACTGGTGGCTCTTACTTAACCCTCTCTAAGTATCTTGAGCCAGATGCTAAAATAGGAATCATAGATCTAATAAATAACTTAAGAAATCCATACTGGGAAGGGTTTGATGGTAAGGGAAATTATGATCTAATTTTATTTGTTGGAGTTCCCTACTATATAGCTACTCAAGGCTTATCAACCTTAAAACATTTTGCTCCACATCTTAGAACCATAACCCTCTGTAAGTTCATGCACCCAAATGCAGACTATAGCTTTCCAAATCTATCTAATGAAGATTGGTTAAGCTATTTAAGAAACTTGAAAAGCTTAATCTAA